One Mangrovimonas cancribranchiae DNA segment encodes these proteins:
- a CDS encoding HU family DNA-binding protein, whose product MQNILKMTKADLVAKISERLGIEKGDVQATVETFMDEVKTSLESGDNVYLRGFGSFIVKTRAEKTGRNISKNTTIKIPAHNIPAFKPAKVFLEGVKANVEVK is encoded by the coding sequence ATACAAAATATTTTAAAAATGACTAAGGCTGATTTAGTAGCAAAGATTTCTGAAAGATTAGGAATAGAAAAAGGAGATGTTCAAGCAACGGTTGAAACTTTTATGGATGAAGTAAAAACGTCTTTAGAAAGTGGAGATAACGTTTATTTAAGAGGTTTTGGAAGTTTTATCGTGAAAACTAGAGCTGAAAAAACAGGACGTAACATTTCTAAAAACACAACTATTAAAATACCTGCACACAACATACCAGCATTTAAACCTGCTAAAGTTTTCTTAGAAGGCGTAAAAGCTAATGTTGAAGTAAAGTAA